One genomic region from SAR92 clade bacterium H455 encodes:
- the flgG gene encoding flagellar basal-body rod protein FlgG, giving the protein MDASLWIAKTGLTAQQTRMSVISNNLANVNTTGFKKDRAVFEDLLYQNIVPAGGQVDAESETPTGLMLGTGTRVVATEKLHAQGNIITTENALDLAISGDGYFSVQQADGTIAYSRDGSFKLSADGNLVTAGGQTILPAITVPQNAASLTIGRDGVVTVELANGGGSSQIGQLQLSRFVNNSGLQPIGRNLMQQTNASGDPLVVLPGADGAGMLMQGALEASNVNVVEEMVNMIETQRAYEVNSKAISAADGMLRFLNNNL; this is encoded by the coding sequence ATGGATGCTTCACTCTGGATTGCTAAAACAGGCCTGACTGCTCAGCAGACGCGCATGTCAGTTATTTCAAACAACCTGGCTAACGTTAACACCACCGGTTTTAAGAAAGACCGCGCTGTGTTTGAAGACCTGCTCTATCAAAACATTGTTCCCGCTGGTGGACAGGTTGACGCTGAGTCAGAAACGCCGACCGGACTGATGTTGGGTACAGGTACCAGAGTTGTGGCCACCGAAAAGCTGCACGCACAGGGCAATATTATTACCACTGAAAATGCCCTGGATCTGGCCATTTCTGGTGACGGGTATTTCTCGGTGCAGCAGGCTGACGGCACTATCGCCTACAGCCGCGATGGCTCGTTTAAGCTGTCAGCTGATGGCAATCTAGTCACCGCTGGTGGCCAAACGATTTTGCCCGCGATTACCGTGCCCCAGAACGCTGCTAGTCTAACCATTGGTCGCGACGGCGTAGTAACTGTTGAGCTGGCAAATGGGGGTGGCTCTAGTCAGATTGGTCAGCTTCAGTTGTCACGCTTTGTGAATAATTCAGGCTTGCAGCCCATTGGCCGCAATCTGATGCAGCAGACTAACGCCAGTGGCGATCCGCTGGTAGTGCTGCCTGGCGCTGATGGCGCCGGTATGTTGATGCAGGGCGCCCTAGAGGCATCCAATGTCAATGTGGTCGAAGAGATGGTCAATATGATTGAGACCCAGCGCGCCTACGAGGTCAACTCCAAGGCAATCTCTGCAGCAGACGGCATGCTGCGCTTCCTGAACAATAATCTTTAA
- the flgF gene encoding flagellar basal body rod protein FlgF, with product MDKLAYTALSAVQSQSVARAAITNELANVSTVGFKKSFQIASSAVKIDGPGHETRFQPGLQITDVINLTPGTPMSTGQPLDIAMNDQTVLGIQAEDGDIAFTRRGDLKVSPSGVLENALGELVMGEGGPISVPVGNLISISPDGTVFAQLPTEPEAAAVAVGQLMLRDASQTQLVRRPDGLFEPRAEAFKGQDFPSGPMAASVMPGMLEGSNVNPVGTMIKMLDFSRQFEMQLKLVKETQSIDEAGSTMMRLP from the coding sequence ATGGATAAATTAGCTTATACAGCACTGTCGGCAGTGCAGAGTCAATCTGTTGCGCGAGCGGCCATCACCAACGAATTGGCCAATGTCTCGACCGTCGGCTTTAAGAAAAGCTTTCAGATTGCCTCGTCGGCGGTAAAGATTGATGGCCCGGGACATGAAACGCGCTTTCAGCCAGGTTTGCAGATCACCGATGTGATTAATCTGACTCCGGGAACGCCCATGAGTACCGGCCAGCCCCTAGATATCGCTATGAATGATCAGACAGTATTGGGTATTCAAGCCGAGGACGGTGATATTGCCTTTACCCGCCGCGGCGATCTAAAAGTCAGCCCCAGCGGTGTGCTTGAGAATGCTTTAGGGGAGTTGGTTATGGGCGAAGGGGGTCCTATATCAGTGCCAGTCGGCAACCTTATCAGCATCAGTCCAGATGGCACCGTGTTTGCACAGTTGCCCACTGAGCCAGAAGCCGCAGCAGTTGCGGTGGGACAGCTGATGTTGCGAGATGCCAGTCAGACACAATTAGTACGTCGCCCGGACGGCTTGTTTGAGCCTCGCGCTGAGGCTTTTAAGGGGCAGGATTTTCCCAGCGGCCCTATGGCAGCGTCAGTGATGCCGGGAATGCTCGAGGGCAGCAACGTCAACCCCGTGGGCACTATGATCAAAATGTTAGATTTTAGCCGCCAGTTTGAAATGCAGCTGAAATTAGTTAAAGAGACCCAGTCGATCGATGAAGCTGGGTCAACAATGATGAGACTTCCTTAA
- a CDS encoding flagellar hook-basal body complex protein, with product MSFYTSLTGLNAATTQLAVTSNNIANSGTGGFKRSDTDFGDIFATSPLEKASSVVGRGVSLKEVSQEFSQGNIEFSANSLDLAITGDGFFPLESSDGTKIYTRNGAFMLNEQNQMVNSAGQALQSLPVDSTNKADFGVDPSALTIPRSTVSEFLPTTEVELGLNLPSEVTPITATFNPDKPDTYHKTTSLTVYGTSGSANLATIYYVKTANASAESPFNKWQTYVYVDDQEVDTALIQSSDTTGDQYFINKYGELKTRSELLELQSTSADSEKYLITQGTLYKKYSYDVLSEPTQSVPATASLTIAEGSTYSDALNLTNNSDGVDFSAMSRAELENIFTLSIDGSSAVNVGLEHLSGYGSPMSGAEIAFELTNVINERFGDGKNFDFSSAANQTLKMFRGSDNSTSIELDIPTILASHTTLTGATDADWDGQVASEPLAHAINAALAASDDFSDVEVSYSSANQGFRFIQNGSVTDPLYVNGGDSANNVFGVPAEATFDAEDLTTMGTMLLPLDTDEADVLLRGVLPNGDNVRATRDQRSGMSVSYAEGAFTVSSGTTGDTSSLALNDPTELAQALLGISVLGNIVQPETSQIYNVPAVRGQASTPAIVTGNPMGIDPRKSFSVNPDNSSMTVIIDSISAQIELTEGLYSIGTFTEHLQEKINLMADSLGRTVSGITVDYQDATETLQITGSTTTDNSFIQIAGHADWGLENIAPGFGESSTFIELFPDTSGTSTVYVTQTKDGDWIETTDGGEFDSNDVPYWTPIFLDKGELTFDTSGSLVSPVAGVKLESAGITGGDITLNYDNSTQFNSPFSVLSQSQNGAPEGDLVGVNIGDDGLVVASYSNGSQKSLGKIILANFATPKGLRQVGDTSYYATSVSGDATLGEPGAAGFGTIRAGARERSNVDLTAELVDLITAQRNFQANAKAIETSSSLTQTIIQIRG from the coding sequence ATGTCATTTTATACCTCATTAACAGGATTGAACGCCGCCACTACACAGCTGGCCGTGACCTCAAACAATATTGCTAACTCCGGCACTGGCGGCTTTAAGCGTTCGGACACGGATTTCGGCGATATTTTTGCCACCTCTCCTCTGGAGAAGGCGTCAAGTGTTGTAGGTCGAGGCGTATCGTTGAAAGAAGTGAGTCAGGAATTCAGTCAGGGTAATATTGAATTCTCGGCCAACTCCCTGGATTTGGCGATTACCGGTGACGGTTTCTTCCCGCTTGAGTCATCTGATGGCACTAAGATTTATACGCGCAACGGCGCCTTTATGCTCAACGAGCAAAACCAGATGGTTAACAGTGCCGGTCAGGCCCTGCAGTCACTGCCGGTGGATTCTACCAACAAGGCCGACTTTGGTGTTGACCCAAGTGCACTGACTATTCCGCGCTCCACGGTTTCCGAATTCTTGCCAACCACAGAAGTTGAGCTGGGCTTGAACCTGCCATCTGAGGTCACGCCGATTACCGCAACCTTTAATCCAGACAAGCCAGATACCTATCACAAAACCACATCCTTAACGGTTTATGGCACATCGGGATCGGCCAATCTGGCAACGATTTATTATGTTAAAACGGCCAATGCCTCAGCAGAATCTCCCTTTAACAAGTGGCAGACCTATGTTTATGTCGATGATCAAGAGGTGGATACGGCACTGATTCAGTCTTCAGACACCACTGGCGATCAGTACTTTATTAACAAGTACGGTGAGCTGAAAACTCGCTCGGAGCTGCTCGAGTTGCAGAGCACCAGTGCCGACAGTGAGAAGTACCTGATCACCCAGGGAACCCTCTATAAAAAGTATTCGTATGATGTGCTCTCTGAGCCCACACAATCCGTTCCGGCCACTGCCAGTCTGACTATTGCTGAGGGCTCTACTTACTCTGATGCGCTGAACCTGACCAATAATAGTGACGGTGTTGATTTCAGTGCGATGTCCCGTGCCGAACTTGAAAATATATTTACGCTGTCGATTGATGGTTCAAGTGCGGTTAATGTTGGTCTTGAACACTTGTCCGGCTACGGCAGTCCAATGTCCGGCGCTGAGATTGCGTTTGAGTTGACCAATGTGATTAACGAACGTTTTGGCGATGGCAAAAACTTTGATTTTTCCAGTGCTGCAAATCAAACCCTGAAAATGTTTCGGGGATCGGACAATTCAACCTCGATTGAACTTGATATTCCAACAATTTTGGCGTCCCACACTACTCTGACTGGGGCCACTGATGCGGATTGGGACGGTCAGGTTGCATCGGAGCCCTTAGCTCATGCGATCAACGCCGCTCTGGCTGCGAGTGATGATTTCTCCGATGTTGAAGTATCCTATAGTTCGGCTAATCAAGGCTTTCGCTTTATTCAAAATGGCAGTGTTACCGACCCGCTGTACGTTAATGGCGGTGACAGCGCTAACAACGTATTCGGTGTACCTGCCGAAGCTACTTTCGATGCCGAAGACCTAACGACTATGGGTACTATGCTGCTGCCCTTAGATACAGATGAGGCAGATGTGCTGTTGCGCGGGGTTTTACCCAATGGTGATAACGTTAGAGCTACTCGCGATCAGCGGTCAGGCATGAGCGTTAGCTATGCTGAGGGCGCCTTTACGGTTTCCTCTGGTACCACCGGTGATACCTCAAGTCTGGCACTCAACGATCCGACTGAATTGGCACAAGCGCTTTTGGGTATTAGTGTGCTGGGTAATATTGTCCAGCCAGAGACCTCACAAATTTATAATGTGCCTGCTGTACGCGGTCAGGCATCAACACCGGCAATAGTTACCGGTAACCCGATGGGCATAGATCCGCGAAAATCGTTTTCGGTGAACCCTGATAATAGCTCCATGACAGTGATTATCGATTCGATCTCCGCGCAAATCGAGTTGACCGAGGGGCTCTATTCGATTGGTACATTTACCGAGCATCTGCAAGAAAAAATTAATCTGATGGCTGACTCTCTGGGGCGTACAGTTTCAGGTATTACGGTTGACTATCAGGATGCAACTGAAACGTTGCAGATCACTGGATCAACTACCACTGATAACTCGTTTATTCAGATTGCGGGTCACGCCGACTGGGGCCTGGAAAATATCGCCCCTGGCTTTGGTGAGTCATCAACCTTTATTGAGCTGTTCCCGGATACCTCTGGTACCAGTACTGTCTATGTCACCCAAACCAAAGATGGTGACTGGATTGAGACTACCGATGGCGGTGAATTCGATTCTAACGACGTGCCTTATTGGACGCCGATATTCCTTGATAAGGGCGAGCTGACCTTTGATACAAGTGGTTCATTGGTTTCTCCTGTTGCTGGTGTGAAGCTGGAGAGTGCCGGTATTACCGGTGGTGATATTACCCTTAACTACGACAACAGTACGCAGTTCAACAGCCCGTTCTCGGTATTGAGTCAGTCTCAGAATGGTGCGCCAGAAGGCGACTTGGTGGGTGTAAATATCGGTGATGACGGTCTGGTTGTAGCCAGCTACTCAAACGGCTCACAGAAATCTCTGGGTAAAATTATTCTTGCTAACTTTGCCACTCCCAAGGGCTTACGTCAGGTGGGTGACACCAGTTATTACGCCACCTCGGTCTCTGGTGACGCGACTCTAGGCGAACCAGGTGCCGCAGGCTTCGGCACCATTCGTGCTGGTGCACGAGAGCGCTCCAACGTTGATTTGACTGCTGAATTGGTTGACTTGATTACCGCACAGCGAAACTTCCAGGCCAACGCCAAAGCGATTGAAACCAGTTCATCGTTAACCCAGACCATTATTCAAATCCGTGGTTAA
- the flgC gene encoding flagellar basal body rod protein FlgC, with translation MSISNIFGIAGSAMNAQMVRMNSTASNMANAGTVSSTAEDAFKAKRPVFQALLHEHQLDQGSQFLGGVKVLEMVDDTAANKKMHDPGNPLADKDGFVFSSNVNEVTEMVEMMGAARSYQNNVEVVNTARELMMRTLDITKA, from the coding sequence ATGTCAATTTCAAATATTTTTGGTATCGCCGGGTCGGCGATGAACGCCCAGATGGTACGCATGAACTCCACCGCATCGAATATGGCGAATGCTGGCACCGTGAGCAGCACTGCTGAAGATGCCTTTAAGGCGAAGCGGCCGGTATTTCAGGCTCTGCTTCACGAGCATCAGCTAGATCAGGGTTCTCAGTTTCTCGGTGGCGTCAAAGTGCTTGAAATGGTGGATGACACTGCGGCCAATAAAAAGATGCATGATCCCGGCAATCCGTTGGCTGACAAAGACGGCTTCGTCTTCAGCTCAAATGTTAATGAGGTCACTGAAATGGTTGAAATGATGGGCGCCGCACGAAGCTATCAGAACAACGTGGAAGTGGTTAATACAGCGCGTGAGTTGATGATGCGCACCTTAGACATCACCAAGGCCTAG
- the flgB gene encoding flagellar basal body rod protein FlgB, with translation MTSTRLIDPRVENFSELMMKMFDAAFGIHEKALDLRAKRMEVLSQNIANADTPGFKARDLDFKNVLNNVQQAGTMRTTHAAHVSQASSAGADMVYTIPFNTAVDGNTVDISVEHAKYGKAAAEYQATLRFIEGNIAGVRKALRGE, from the coding sequence GTGACCTCGACAAGACTAATCGACCCAAGGGTAGAAAACTTTAGTGAGTTGATGATGAAAATGTTTGACGCAGCATTTGGTATACACGAAAAGGCACTGGACCTGCGCGCCAAGCGCATGGAAGTGCTGTCGCAGAATATCGCCAATGCTGATACGCCGGGCTTTAAGGCCCGAGACCTCGATTTCAAAAATGTGCTCAATAATGTTCAGCAGGCGGGCACGATGCGAACAACTCATGCAGCTCATGTGTCTCAGGCGTCGAGTGCTGGTGCCGATATGGTCTACACCATACCGTTTAATACGGCGGTTGATGGCAACACCGTCGACATCTCTGTTGAACATGCGAAATATGGTAAGGCAGCGGCTGAATATCAGGCCACACTGCGATTTATTGAAGGCAATATTGCCGGCGTGCGCAAAGCACTGCGAGGAGAGTAG
- the flgA gene encoding flagellar basal body P-ring formation chaperone FlgA, whose translation MFFSLSTAALDTSAQESQAVTSEQGVDSKHILVSQAQRWVAESRQLQQSMVEVAPSDRRLMVPFCATEFTFNYPFATSQRTLRASCPESGWQIFLGINIYQPENALRYTSSFKAGHQLSSDDVELVSLSSSIAGLASDVRDIGSYSLSTAVRAGDLVMQRQLSISIEVYKLTRAVVAGGTISNDDIKVVTLPSSKASGNQILSLDQLNGARAARNLTADKILSSYDIKEKHQVLVTQLGIARGQAVTRANIAMQDYYGKLPQDSLQDYSSAERMQAIRNLPAGSLLRLSDLTPANIIRKGDNVQLVLRVGALEITVAMQALENARMDQRVLLLNPDSGEEIQAIAAGVGRARSLGTAAK comes from the coding sequence ATGTTTTTTTCACTGAGCACGGCTGCGCTTGATACGTCCGCTCAAGAGAGCCAAGCAGTCACCTCAGAGCAGGGTGTCGACAGCAAACATATCCTGGTCTCCCAGGCTCAACGCTGGGTAGCGGAGAGCCGTCAACTGCAGCAGTCTATGGTCGAAGTGGCACCATCAGACAGACGCCTGATGGTGCCGTTCTGTGCAACCGAGTTCACCTTTAATTATCCGTTTGCGACCAGCCAGCGAACTCTGCGCGCCAGCTGCCCCGAAAGCGGCTGGCAAATATTTTTAGGTATTAACATTTATCAGCCTGAAAATGCGCTGCGCTATACCTCTAGCTTTAAGGCTGGCCATCAGCTGAGCAGCGACGATGTCGAACTGGTGAGCCTGTCTAGCTCCATCGCCGGCCTAGCCAGCGATGTTCGCGATATAGGAAGCTATAGTTTGAGTACCGCGGTAAGGGCCGGCGACCTGGTAATGCAGCGGCAGCTCTCGATCAGTATTGAAGTGTATAAATTAACTCGCGCTGTGGTGGCCGGAGGGACCATTAGCAATGATGACATTAAAGTGGTGACGCTGCCCTCATCTAAGGCTTCAGGAAACCAGATACTTTCCCTTGATCAACTCAATGGCGCCCGAGCTGCGCGCAATCTAACTGCAGATAAAATACTCTCGAGTTATGACATAAAAGAGAAACATCAGGTATTGGTCACCCAGCTTGGCATTGCACGGGGCCAGGCAGTGACTCGCGCTAACATTGCTATGCAAGATTATTATGGCAAACTGCCTCAGGACAGCCTGCAGGATTACAGCAGCGCCGAGAGGATGCAGGCGATCCGCAACTTGCCGGCCGGCAGTTTGTTGCGACTCTCAGATTTAACACCAGCGAATATCATTCGCAAAGGCGATAATGTGCAATTGGTGCTGCGAGTGGGAGCCCTTGAAATCACAGTGGCAATGCAGGCATTGGAAAATGCACGCATGGATCAGCGAGTGCTGCTGTTGAACCCGGATTCCGGTGAAGAAATTCAAGCCATTGCTGCAGGCGTCGGCCGTGCTCGCAGCCTAGGTACAGCAGCTAAATAA